DNA from Dokdonella koreensis DS-123:
CGAGCCGGCCGTGACGGCCTGGCCTTCGGCACAGGCCCAGTCGACGACCACGCCGGCATCGAGCGCCTGGAAGCACTGCTCGAACCAGGCCTGGCCGCAGAGCACCGCCGCCTCGCGCGTGATGACGCGCGCGCGCGCATGGGCGACAGCCGGCAGCAGGTCGGCAGTGACGTCGCCGCTGCCGATGTCTTCGGCCAGCGCACGCCGCACGTCTTCGGCAATCGTCTCGGCAGGCGGCAAAGCGGCGGCGTTCATCGGGTCGGGCTCGTCAGGGTTGGGCGGTCCAGCGCTTGAGCCAGGCGTTGACCGTCTCGTGCCAGGTCACGCTGTTCTGCGGCTTGAGCACCCAGTGGTTCTCGTCGGGGAAGTACAGCAACCGGCTCGGGATGCCGCGCCGCTGCAACGCGGTGAAGGTCGACAGCCCCTGGTCGATCGGCACGCGGTAGTCCTTCTCGCCCTGCACGACCAGCATCGGCACGCGCCACTGGGCGACGTGGTTGACCGGATTGAAACGCTCGTAGTTCTCCGGCTCGGCGAACGGCGCGCCGCCGTTCTCCCAGTCGGTGAACCACAGCTCCTCGGTCACGTAGCCCATCGAACGGGTATCGAACACGCCGTCGTGGTTGACCAGGCACTTCCACGGCTCGTTCCAGTTGCCGGCGATCCAGTTGATCATGTAGCCGCCGTACGAGGCGCCGAGCGCGCAAGCACGGTCGGCGTCGAGGAAGTCGTAGCGCGCCAGCGCGGCCTGCCAGCCGCGCTTGAGATCTTCCAGCGGCTTGCCGCCCCAGTCGCCGGAGATCGAGTCGGTGAAGGCCTGACCGTAGCCGGTCGACCCGTGGAAGTTGATCGTGACCACGGCGAACCCCTGCCCGGCATAGGTCTGCGGGTTCCAGCGGTAGCTCCAGCCGTCGTTCATCGCGCCCTGCGGACCGCCGTGGATGATGAAGGCGACCGGGTAGCTGCGGCCGGGCTGGAAGTCCACCGGCTTGACGACGTAGCCCTGCACGGTTTCCTCGTTCCAGCCCTTGAACGTGAAGAACTCGGCATCGCCGACCTTCAGCCCGGCCAGGCGCTCGGCGTTGAAGCGCGTGATCTGGCGCAGCTTGCCGCCCTTCAGGCCGGCGACGAACAGGTCGCTCGGCCGCTTCAGCGTCTGCCGGGCCACCAGCAGCTGCCGGGCGCCGACATCGAAGCCGGCCACGGTTCCACCGTCGACGAGCTTGCTGACCTTGCCGCTGGCGACGTCGACGGCGAACAGCGGGTGCTGGCCCCAGTCGTCCGCGGCGGTGTAGAGCGTACGCCCGTCGAACGATTCCTTCAGCGCCGACGCCGAGCGGTCCCAGGCCGGCGCGATCTCGCGGACCTGGCCGCTCGCCAGGTCCAGCGCGCGGATATCGAAGCGGTCGGCCTCGAAGCCCGGGCGCTTCATCGCGAGGTAGTACAGCGTCTTGCCGTCGCGCGAGGGCAGCGGATAGGCATCCCAGGCCGGGTTGGCGGCGGTCAGG
Protein-coding regions in this window:
- a CDS encoding alpha/beta hydrolase family protein; protein product: MKFSCALLVLAAASASAAPRPFDVRDLATLDRVSDQVLSPDGRRAAVHLRETDYEANRGANGIWTVATDGRGAPVRLTDKALNATAPRWSADGASVYFLAPKDGVNQLWRVPAAGGEAIQVSRLPLDVGSYKLAPDGKRVALTLEVFVDCQDLACTRERLDKTEKSKASGRVYDALFVRHWDTWSDGRRSQLFVADVGADGLLAGEPRRLSRGIDNDIPSKPFGDDSEYAFAPDGSTVYFGARNAAGSAEASSTNFDLYAVAVEGTSAPKNLTAANPAWDAYPLPSRDGKTLYYLAMKRPGFEADRFDIRALDLASGQVREIAPAWDRSASALKESFDGRTLYTAADDWGQHPLFAVDVASGKVSKLVDGGTVAGFDVGARQLLVARQTLKRPSDLFVAGLKGGKLRQITRFNAERLAGLKVGDAEFFTFKGWNEETVQGYVVKPVDFQPGRSYPVAFIIHGGPQGAMNDGWSYRWNPQTYAGQGFAVVTINFHGSTGYGQAFTDSISGDWGGKPLEDLKRGWQAALARYDFLDADRACALGASYGGYMINWIAGNWNEPWKCLVNHDGVFDTRSMGYVTEELWFTDWENGGAPFAEPENYERFNPVNHVAQWRVPMLVVQGEKDYRVPIDQGLSTFTALQRRGIPSRLLYFPDENHWVLKPQNSVTWHETVNAWLKRWTAQP